In Zea mays cultivar B73 chromosome 7, Zm-B73-REFERENCE-NAM-5.0, whole genome shotgun sequence, the following proteins share a genomic window:
- the LOC100284715 gene encoding Acyl-[acyl-carrier-protein] desaturase 4, chloroplastic (The RefSeq protein has 11 substitutions compared to this genomic sequence), translating to MPGLTTMLVAVLPWASSPVPPMKLCSGKRTASAMPLAAKKRSASSANHQGRGRALTAATATAPASCHDDDQRPRLQTLELLRFLEEDGWVEDQMLSLLTPVDEAWQPADLLPTFAVAAEEQRAQVAELQARAAGVPDELLVCLVGNMITEEGLPTYMTMGNRIGPAEGVTDATGRDGHGWARWLRGWTAEENRHGDLLNRYLYLCGRVDMRQVERTVHHLLRRGMSMTEPSCPYHASIYGAFQERATFVSHAHTARRAALHGDACLAKLCGVIAGDEKRHEVAYTRVVARSFEADPDGVVRALAAVMRAKVTMPGERMTDGRDDSLFDHFSAVAQRAGVYTAADYGDMVEHFVRTWRVAGLQGLSGEGRRAQDYVCGLPRKIRRMEELAHDRAAQKEAQSVSISWVFDRPVRLH from the coding sequence GTGCCGGGGCTCAAGATGATGCTGGTCGCAGTACTGCCGTGGGCATCATCACCCGTGCCGCCGATGAAGCTTTGCAGCGGCAAGAGGACGGCGAGCGCGATGCCGCTGGCGGCCAAGAAGCGCTCTGCTTCGTCGGCACACCACCCAGGCCGCGGCCGTGCCCTAACGGCAGCGACGGCAACGGCGCCCGCCTCTTGCCATGACGACGAGCAGCGGCCGCGGCTGCAGACCCTGGACCTTCTGCGGTTCCTGGAGGAGGACGGGTGGGTGGAGGACCAGATGCTGTCGCTGCTCACCCCCGTGGACGAGGCATGGCAGCCCGCCGATCTCCTGCCCACCTTCGCTGTCGCCGCAGAGGAGCAGCGGGTCCAGGTGGCGGAGCTCCAGGCCCGCGCGGCGGGCGTGCCCGACGAGCTCCTCGTGTGCCTCGTGGGCAACATGATCACGGAGGAAGGGCTGCCCACGTACATGACCATGGGGAACCGGGTCGGCCCGGCGGAAGGCGTCACCGACGCCACCGGCCGCGACGGCCACGGCTGGGCTCGCTGGCTGCGCGGCTGGACCGCCGAGGAGAACCGCCACGGCGACCTGCTCAACCGCTACCTCTACCTGTGCGGCCGCGTGGACATGCGCCAGGTGGAGAGGACGGtgcaccacctcctccgccgcggcATGAGCATGACGGAGCCCTCCTGCCCCTACCACGCGTCCATctacggcgccttccaggagcgcGCCACCTTCGTCTCCCACGCCCGCACCGCCAGGCGCGCCGCGCTCCACGGCGACGCCTGTCTCGCCAAGCTCTGCGGGGTCATCGCCGGCGACGAGAAGCGCCACGAGGTCGCCTACACCAGGGTCGTCGCCAGGTGCTTCGAGGCCGACCCCGACGGAGTGGTGCGGGCGCTCGCGGCCGTCATGCGAGCCAAGGTCACCATGCCCGGCGAGCGAATGACGGACGGCCGCGACGACAGCCTCTTCGACCACTTCTCGGCGGTGGCGCAGCGCGCCGGGGTGTACACGGCGGCGGACTACGGCGACATGGTGGAGCACTTCGTGCGCACGTGGAGGGTGGCGGGGCTCCAGGGGCTGTCTGGCGAGGGGCGCCGCGCGCAAGACTACGTGTGCGGGCTGCCGCGCAAGATCCGCAGGATGGAGGAGCTGGCCCACGACCGTGCCGCCCAAAAAGAGGCCCAATCTGTCAGCATCAGCTGGGTGTTCGACAGGCCCGTCCGTCTGCACTGA
- the LOC100277230 gene encoding uncharacterized protein LOC100277230 has product MPRRAPPPSPIHPKPRLFVAYAQLDFSRAVQTAWRVGNDAVEAGSNLVPGSVPRPIARIGVAFAAVSVAFFLVKSIVSTALFVLAMMGLIYLSFLAMNPKEASGSRLDEAMGNPSEDPVEEARRIMDKYK; this is encoded by the exons ATGCCACGGCGGGCGCCGCCTCCCAGTCCCATCCATCCAAAGCCGCGCCTCTTCGTCGCCTACGCGCAGCTCGATTTCTCCAGAG CTGTTCAAACAGCATGGAGGGTCGGTAACGATGCTGTGGAGGCAGGAAGTAATCTTGTCCCA GGTTCAGTTCCACGACCAATTGCCAGGATAGGTGTTGCCTTTGCTGCTGTGTCAGTCGCCTTTTTCCTTGTCAAATCCATTGTGTCCACTGCATTATTTGTTCTG GCAATGATGGGCCTTATATATCTCAGCTTCCTGGCTATGAACCCAAAGGAGGCATCCGGCTCTAGGCTGGATGAAGCAATGGGCAACCCATCGGAGGACCCTGTTGAAGAGGCCCGTAGGATAATGGACAAATACAAGTAA
- the LOC100277230 gene encoding uncharacterized protein isoform X1, which produces MAMTVAAAWLPSTASRRRILSSPLPPFAAPISIHMPRRAPPPSPIHPKPRLFVAYAQLDFSRAVQTAWRVGNDAVEAGSNLVPGSVPRPIARIGVAFAAVSVAFFLVKSIVSTALFVLVSSHDICGNDGPYISQLPGYEPKGGIRL; this is translated from the exons ATGGCCATGACCGTGGCAGCCGCCTGGCTTCCGTCGACCGCCTCTCGCCGGAGAATCTTATCCTCTCCGCTCCCTCCGTTCGCGGCCCCTATCTCCATCCACATGCCACGGCGGGCGCCGCCTCCCAGTCCCATCCATCCAAAGCCGCGCCTCTTCGTCGCCTACGCGCAGCTCGATTTCTCCAGAG CTGTTCAAACAGCATGGAGGGTCGGTAACGATGCTGTGGAGGCAGGAAGTAATCTTGTCCCA GGTTCAGTTCCACGACCAATTGCCAGGATAGGTGTTGCCTTTGCTGCTGTGTCAGTCGCCTTTTTCCTTGTCAAATCCATTGTGTCCACTGCATTATTTGTTCTGGTAAGCAGTCACGACATTTGCG GCAATGATGGGCCTTATATATCTCAGCTTCCTGGCTATGAACCCAAAGGAGGCATCCGGCTCTAG